DNA from Acanthochromis polyacanthus isolate Apoly-LR-REF ecotype Palm Island chromosome 7, KAUST_Apoly_ChrSc, whole genome shotgun sequence:
gaaagtgcaaaaatgaaatGTACTGCTTCTTTAGCACTGTTTGCCTGACATCCACAATTCTTCAAAGATGTCTGCCACCACCCAAACTCTGTTGTCTTTAAGTAGAATTATGGtgaaaagagaaggaaagaacTATAAGTCTAATcgcaaaaaaaagttttacatttacCATTTAGTTAAAGCAAATATTTAAGTTGGAAAAATGAATGCttaaaattccttaaaatgaaGTTGCAGCCGTGTATGCTGTTCATTTGAGAGGAATCAACTGATTTAAGTACATGATTTTAAGTTTACTTACTGGCACAGTTTGGCTCAACTTAACTTGAGTGTAATCAGTTGAAGGAATTAATTTAAGTTGGTCCAACAATTCTTATTTTTCAAAGTTCACCCAACATGTTATAGAGTAGTTAAAACTGGATCCACTTCGACCAGCTGAAATATTCATGAAATGCTTCTTCTGCAATAAGAATTGCAGGATTGTGATAAATATTACAATCAGAGTGTCCATAATGAGGACTTTATTTTAATACATGAGAAACATTTCCCTTTCAATACTTTATTTCTGCTCAGGTAACTTCTTGAATGTAGTACTTTCACTTGTAGCACAGGGgtattattattagtgttaCTTGAATCAGGTTAACTCAGATTTTCTTCTGAACAGGTCAATAGCCTGCTGAATATCTCTGAAGAGCACCATCAGCAATAAAGAATTAGTCTTCAGTGCTGCCTTATTATCTAAAGGGATGATTCAGGCTTTATTTTATGACCACTTCGAGAGCTAAAGGTTGTactgaaacaaaacatgatttttaaaaatgaaaactgaggAAAAATGAAGATAACTTGAAAATAGTAGTAAAATGGCAGATATTCATCATGCTTTCTTCAAAAGGGAGATGCACTGTGATAAGAACTTTACAGAGAGAGCGGGAAAGGGGGCAAATACACATTCATTGTGGCTCACACACGTGCATCCAGTTAAAATGTGGCTTGTGGTCTTTGTGCGCTCCTGAACCTGTGCGCCTGTGAGCCATGTTGCGCAACATTTCGGGATTCTCCTCaaaatgtgtgtctgtagtcGAAGTTTGTTGCCCGAGTccaaacaaacagagagagggaAGTTTGCTGTGAGCCTTTGAAACTGCTGTAATGAACAAGCTGTTCCGCACGATTTGAAAATAATCCGCGTGTCAGTGTCATCTTTCTTATGCAAAGTAGCTGTCTTTGAAGGCGGATCTTTTGGCAGGTTAGACCGGGACGGAGGCTCCGACCAGCTCAGACGAGCACCGCCACCAAACGcatcaactgcctgctgacggGAGGAGCGTAATCCTTCATTTCTGGGACACATTTGTGATGATCACCGAGGATATTTATTGCACTTCTTTTGCAGActgattcattgttttctggTGCCTTGCGAGGAGCCGCGGAAAAAGCTGGagggaaatatttttttgttgtttttccaagtTGTCGCACAGGGACTGACATCGCAGGGCAACACAGACTCAGACTCCCCGAAAAAAGTGTCATGAAACGTGAAAACGGGTCAGTGAGTGTTTTGGAAACGGCAAGGGAACTAATCGGGACAGCCAGAGACTCAGTTTTCCTCCCAACGCACTGATATGTGCGGAGCAGGAGACGGAACAAGTAGCTCCACTTCAGCCTCTAACTGAGCGCATGAAAGCATGGACCTGACGGCACACTGCCAGCGAGGAAACATTGTCGGACCGTAGCGGGATTTATGCTTTTGTTTAACCTCTATTTCCAAAGTGTGGAAACGATGGTCTAGAAAACGACAGCTGAGTAAGTTTTCCCACATTTTACCGCCAACACTGACTTTTTAATGAAAGAAACTCATGCGTTTTCTCTGAATTACGAAGAGAGAATGTGCCCAACTGTTAGACTGAGCCTGgtctgtgtgctgctgctgctgctgctgtggactgGAAGTGGTTCAGCAATCAGCTCAATAGACCCAGACTGGTCAGGAGAGGGAAGATGTCAACACATCAGTATCCCCCAGTGCAAAGACATCGGCTACAACATGACCCGCATGCCAAACCTCATGGGCCATGATGACCAAAAAGAGGCAGCTATAAAGCTGCAGGAGTTTGCTACTCTCATAAGGTATGGATGCCACAGTCACCTCAAATTTTTCCTGTGTTCCCTGTACGCTCCCATGTGCACAGAGCAGGTGTCAAACCCCATACCGGCGTGTAGAGTTATGTGTGAGCAGGTGAAAGTGAAATGCCTGCCCGTCCTGGAGAAGTTTAGCTTCCCCTGGCCCGACTCCCTGGACTGCTCCCGTCTGCCCACCAAAAACGACCCAAACAACCTCTGCATGGAGGCGCCCAACAACGGCTCAGACGAGCCTCCCAAAGTGTCCCACACCCAGCCTCCAGAGTTCAGGCCACAGCGGCCTCTGAGTGGACAGGACCTGCACCTGAAGGACAGCAGCAGCAAGCAGGCGTGCAAGAACCCAGGCAAGTTTCACTTTGTGGAGAAGAGTGAGTCCTGCGCCCCTAAATGCTACCCCAAAGTGGATGTATACTGGAGTCAGGGGGACAAGCAGTTCTCTCTGGTGTGGATGGCCATCTGGTCCATCCTCTGCTTTGTCTCCAGTGCCTTCACTGTGCTCACCTTCCTCATTGACCCGCAGCGCTTCAAATACCCAGAGAGGCCGATCATCTTCCTCTCCATGTCCTACTGTGTCTACTCCGTGGGCTACCTCATTCGACTTTTTGTGGGTGCTGACAGAATAGCCTGCGACAGAGACAATGGGGTCCAGTATATTATCCAGGAGGGCCTGGAGAGCACTGGCTGCACTATTGTGTTCCTCATCCTGTATTATTTTGGCATGGCCAGCTCCCTCTGGTGGGTCATCCTGACCCTCACATGGTTCCTGGCTGCAGGGAAGAAGTGGGGTCACGAGGCCATCGAGGCCAACAGCAGCTACTTCCACCTGGCAGCGTGGGCCATCCCAGCTGTCAAGACCATCATGATCCTGGTGATGAGGAAGGTGGCAGGGGATGAGCTGACGGGCGTCTGCTACGTGGGCAGCATGGATGTTAAAGCTCTCACGGGCTTTGTGCTCATTCCTCTCTCCTGCTATCTTATTATCGGCACTTCTTTCCTGCTGTCAGGCTTCGTGGCCCTCTTCCACATCCGCAAGATTATGAAGACGGAAGGAGAGAACACAGACAAGCTTGAGAAGTTGATGGTTCGCATCGGGGTCTTCTCCGTGCTCTACACCGTTCCGGCCACTTGTGTCATCGCCTGCTATTTCTACGAGAGGCTCAACATGGACTACTGGCGCATCCTAGCAGAAGAGCAGAAGTGTGTGGACAGCAGCGGGCCAGAGTCGGACGAGTGTGTCATGAAGGCCTCCATCCCTGCCGTAGAGATCTTCATGGTGAAGATCTTCATGCTGCTGGTGGTGGGCATCACTAGCGGTATGTGGATCTGGACCTCAAAGACTCTGCAGTCGTGGCAGAATGTGTTCAGCAGGAAGCTGAAgaagaggacgaggaggaagGCTGCCAGTGTGTTCACCAGCAGCAGGCCTTACATAAAGCCTCACCCATCTCTCAAAGGGCACAGTACTAAATATGAGCCTACACGGCCTCCTCCAACCTGTGTATAAGCTGGCTCACTTTGTACAAAcccaaaaaatacttttaaggAACTAAACAGGACTTACAATAATCAGAGTGCCATCAAAAGAATCAAggttcatgttttatttatgctaAATGCATTGAAAATAatacgtttgttttttttgttgttgttgtatctTGAGCCATGTCACGCAACAAGAGCTGCCtttgtttgagaaaaaaatctgctactCCTGGATTCACTTATCCTATTGAGGAACTTggtagaggaaaaaaaatcgtATTGTTGCCAAGACAAAAGAGTGGAATAAACCATTTGGATGTGCCATGGGGCTACTTGAATAACGTGCAATAGATGTTTTCCTTACAGGCAAAAAGACACTTGTACTGTTGGTGACAGACAATGAAAGGACCCCATAGATAATGGAGGCAAATGGTCAGAGAGATGAGTGTTGTGTTGTGAGGCTTTTTAATGGAAATCGAGGCAGTGACATGTATgtttgaactggactgagagcagcTGGAGAAAGGCGCTCAAGACCTTACCAACTGCCCATTGTGAGGCAAATCCATGCCATAAATTAATCAAGCACTCAATATTGAAAACTTATTTGTAcatgcagttttctttttttttttgttgatgctgttttgctgttttatagCACAAGGGAACGTTTGtatatatttctaaaaaaaaaagttgagatTTTAtagaaaaattaataaaacgTTCTAGTTTTAAATGTTCGTAAAGCTGGAATTGTGTATTGCTACTGTGTTGTTATTCCCTGTCGTCGGAGCGAATGAATCTCCGTCCTCGTACAGCCACTTAAGAagcttgtgggttttttttgctgcacATCTCACCATCGCTGTCATCCATAAGCAGTGTGTAGCAGTTATTCTATAACATCATAAAACACTACAAACAATTAGCCTTAATTTGTAAATGTGAGCTGGGTTTTAAATTAGTTTCACATCCAGGCTGCTTTTAAGAAGACAGAAATTTATTTCTCCATAATAACTGATTTTGTGGGCAGTTTAGATCAGCTCATAAATGTTGCATGTTTCCTGCTATGGGGGAAagaaaaagttgcatttctttATCATACTGTGCTTTGTAGAAAACAAGACATGCTGGTACTGAAGTCAACAGGAAGCATATACAGTGGCTTTCCTATTTTTAAATGTCTATAAGTTCCACTGTGACTACATCAAAGCCAACTAACAGCAAAAAAACTGCCTGACATAAAAAGATTGGGTTTGGCCTTCTATGTGCAGTCTTTATATATTACTAAAAGGCAGCACAGTCACTTTGTTTTAGATTTATTCTGCATATTTTAATGTTGTATACGAAGGCTTTAATTTGTACATCTTTGCATTTCCAAAGCATCCCAAAGAAATCATTAATATTGTATGTTGAGGTTTGATGTGTTGGGTGTAAATGTTGCAGTTAGATGCATAccatttgactgatttgatgttttcagttaAGACCGTTAGAGTATATTTAAGTCAATTTATGCCAAAAAAGGTGAATTCATAAAGAGAAGCTATTAGCTTTTGCATATTCTTGCTTAGCTGACTAAATGCCAGTGTGCTCTCTGTGGTTTTCATCACAGTTTTGACAAcctgttaatattttttttaaatattcctcCCTGCCTTTACTGTATGCTGGGTGCTTGTATAAGTCTTTGTATAGTTTTTCTCGCCAGCTGAAGTGAATATACAACTTTATTTTAGGCTTCTCTCTCTCATCTCgccctctttctctccctctctctccctctcgctGTGTTGCATGTGTCGGTGCGTATCAATGAAGGGGttatacaataatccagctctCATTCAGGACAGGATTAGACTGTTTGAAGGGTTTGACTTTGAAAAGAGGATCGCTGCAAACCAAAATACAGAATATCTGTCATCTCTTCTCTTCTTATCAGCAGGGCATAGTGACATTTCTAAAGACACATCTGGCCTGGATTTGAAGGAGTTATATATTGACTGAAGCAAATTTTTTTTCAACTGTGAACAAACTGAATACATTGTTTGGTATCCAGAGATGTTTGGTGTTAAATGATCCATACACTGTCAAAATGTTAAGGTGCATACACTGAAGGCCGCAAGTCTAGTCTTGAATCTAAGTTACAGCAATTGACTCTTGTCTTGCAGTGCCGTCCGCTTGGATAGTCACTGATTACAAACCTGTCACCCATTTAAGGCTCGGACACATGTAAGCATATTGACAAATTATCAAAGTTACCTATAAATGTGACAAGTTAGTGCAATGGGATCCTTTTGAGCCCCTGGAAAAAAAGATGCAGTTTTGGAGGATGAGACCTTTTCACCTTTGTCTGCCTCATTTTCAAATCTTTTTTGAGATGTTAAGgttctccctcctttctctgTACCAGAGAAGAAAAAGATTAGAGTTTTAAACCTATAGTAGAGAGTCCTCTCTGGTCTAATAAAGTTTCAGAACTGTAGTAATGCTTTATCCCTGAGGGCATTCAAGTTCCAGCGCCAACCCAACCCGTTTTAACAGTCAAGAGCACATGACTCACAACCTCTATGTGGCTGAATCAAAGTCAGCCAGTGTCTATTGATACTCCGAGTTGCGAAAAAGGTGTGAGTGCTTCTGAGAGCTTCAACAGAGGCCACCTGGATAACAGCCCCCGAGGTGTCTGGGAAGGCTGTAAATATAAATGACAGTTACCACCCCCCTCCAGGGCTTCTTCAGCCAAGCAGGCTTCActtctcttcttctcctctcttcAAAGGGAAGAATCCTGCTCAGAGCAAGGGCAAAGTATTGCtggcaagttttttttttcttttcagatatCACACTTAAccttatttagtattttttttaaatatagatGCTATTCGAACAGATCACAAGAGTGAAACAACTGATGAATAATTTCTTTCTTCTATTAAATGTTGTTCTCTGCACCGTTTTATTTGACCAGACGGGGAATCCCGCCACAGCCATGTGACTAAGGATGATGAATCTCAGACCTCCATATCTTAAAATTCCACCAGGACGAATGCCGTCACCCACATACTCATCCACTCCTTGCCTCCCATTCTTTCTGCGGTGCCGTGCAGGAGATAGCAGTCGGTGTTTGCTTATGATGTGTTGACAAAAAAGAGCTTTTGCTTGTGATCAGCGTTGTTGAAACGGCATCAAACCTTTGATAATTGCTTGATTTAATTTAATCTGACTGGTTTGCCAGCAAGCCAGGATTTCCAGCTTTCCACACTCTGTAATTGAGCTGATGTTAAGTGTCTTTGCGGAACAGAGCGGTATTACAAACATAAAGTTGAAATGACAGAACAATTAAGCCTCCTCTGCATGTCAAAGGCAGATTCATCTTCAGAGGGAACGTGGCAAGAAAACATCATCACCAGTCACAACCGTAAAACTACGCTCCTGTATCAATAAATGACGACGCCGTCTTCTGTGTGCCATGTTGTTGTATGCGGGGCAGGGCTGTGGAGGAACTTGTGTACCTTTACTTTATCTGCTGTTTTTGCTAGCAGTCATAAAGTTCTCTGACACAGTGGCATAAATCAAGTTGCTGGGATGACTGGCGGCTGAGGCAACTTCTCTTTGATCATGCTTTGTGGAGACGCCCCATGTCCTCATCCTCAGCTGCTCAAGCAGCACCTGTTTACTAGTTCAGGCCTGTCTGTTTGGAAAGCAGTGCTTAGCCTCTCAATGTCATACACTCatacatgacacacacacacacacacacacacacacacacaacatacacacaaagGAATTTGGCTGGTGCTCAGGGGTGGGAGGGTTCCTGCAACATGTATGCTCCTATTGTGGTAGACACGCACTGATTCTTGGCTCTT
Protein-coding regions in this window:
- the fzd10 gene encoding frizzled-10; its protein translation is MKETHAFSLNYEERMCPTVRLSLVCVLLLLLLWTGSGSAISSIDPDWSGEGRCQHISIPQCKDIGYNMTRMPNLMGHDDQKEAAIKLQEFATLIRYGCHSHLKFFLCSLYAPMCTEQVSNPIPACRVMCEQVKVKCLPVLEKFSFPWPDSLDCSRLPTKNDPNNLCMEAPNNGSDEPPKVSHTQPPEFRPQRPLSGQDLHLKDSSSKQACKNPGKFHFVEKSESCAPKCYPKVDVYWSQGDKQFSLVWMAIWSILCFVSSAFTVLTFLIDPQRFKYPERPIIFLSMSYCVYSVGYLIRLFVGADRIACDRDNGVQYIIQEGLESTGCTIVFLILYYFGMASSLWWVILTLTWFLAAGKKWGHEAIEANSSYFHLAAWAIPAVKTIMILVMRKVAGDELTGVCYVGSMDVKALTGFVLIPLSCYLIIGTSFLLSGFVALFHIRKIMKTEGENTDKLEKLMVRIGVFSVLYTVPATCVIACYFYERLNMDYWRILAEEQKCVDSSGPESDECVMKASIPAVEIFMVKIFMLLVVGITSGMWIWTSKTLQSWQNVFSRKLKKRTRRKAASVFTSSRPYIKPHPSLKGHSTKYEPTRPPPTCV